One genomic window of Aquisalimonas sp. 2447 includes the following:
- the pgsA gene encoding CDP-diacylglycerol--glycerol-3-phosphate 3-phosphatidyltransferase, with amino-acid sequence MQLNLPNSLTLARIVMIPIFGLVFFLPVEWAGLVAALVFGLAAVTDWLDGYLARRWEQTSAFGAFLDPVADKLMVAVALVALVAVNPSPWFAFAAAVIIGREIAVSALREWMAELGKRATVAVSMIGKFKTAAQMIAIVMLLYGEPVLGLPTSILGLLLLYIAAGLTLWSMIIYLRAAWVVLEGSPREPGGES; translated from the coding sequence ATGCAGCTGAATTTGCCCAACAGCCTGACCCTGGCACGCATCGTCATGATCCCGATCTTCGGGCTGGTGTTCTTTCTGCCCGTGGAGTGGGCCGGCCTGGTGGCCGCACTGGTCTTCGGCCTGGCCGCGGTCACGGACTGGCTGGATGGTTACCTGGCGCGACGCTGGGAACAGACTTCGGCCTTCGGCGCGTTCCTCGACCCGGTGGCGGACAAGCTGATGGTGGCGGTGGCCCTGGTGGCGCTGGTTGCCGTGAATCCGTCGCCCTGGTTCGCCTTTGCTGCAGCGGTGATTATCGGCCGCGAGATTGCTGTCTCGGCGCTGCGTGAATGGATGGCGGAACTCGGCAAGCGTGCCACCGTGGCGGTGAGCATGATCGGCAAGTTCAAGACGGCGGCGCAGATGATTGCCATTGTCATGCTGCTCTACGGGGAGCCTGTGTTGGGTCTGCCGACTTCCATCCTTGGCCTTCTCCTGCTCTATATCGCCGCCGGGCTGACGCTCTGGTCCATGATTATCTACCTGCGTGCGGCCTGGGTGGTACTGGAGGGTAGCCCCAGGGAACCTGGCGGCGAGTCGTAG
- a CDS encoding bifunctional 2-polyprenyl-6-hydroxyphenol methylase/3-demethylubiquinol 3-O-methyltransferase UbiG gives MSDDASVLWDRRYQGVTPRDRRAAEVLVENTHLLPHQGEALDLAAGVAANAFVLARLGMAAEAWDQSATATQIVAAHARETGLGVVARNRDVVAQPPAARSFDVIVVSAFLNRDLCGAIADALRPGGLLFYQTYCQTRVTQSGPSNPDFLLADGELLQLFAGLAPVVYREEQCLGDPFRGFRDRAMLVARQPESA, from the coding sequence ATGAGTGACGACGCCTCCGTCCTCTGGGACCGCCGCTACCAGGGCGTCACGCCGCGGGACCGTCGGGCCGCGGAGGTGCTGGTGGAGAATACCCACCTTTTGCCGCACCAGGGCGAGGCCCTGGACCTGGCCGCCGGTGTTGCCGCCAATGCCTTCGTGCTGGCCCGGCTTGGCATGGCAGCGGAGGCGTGGGACCAATCCGCAACGGCCACCCAGATCGTCGCTGCACATGCCCGGGAAACCGGCTTGGGGGTGGTCGCCCGCAACCGGGACGTTGTGGCTCAGCCGCCCGCAGCCCGCAGTTTCGATGTGATTGTCGTCAGCGCCTTCCTGAATCGTGATCTGTGCGGTGCCATAGCCGACGCGCTGCGTCCCGGCGGGTTGCTGTTCTATCAGACCTACTGCCAGACCCGGGTCACCCAGTCAGGCCCGTCCAACCCGGACTTCCTGCTGGCCGATGGCGAACTGCTGCAGCTGTTCGCGGGCCTTGCTCCCGTGGTATACCGCGAGGAGCAGTGCCTGGGTGACCCCTTTCGCGGTTTCCGTGATCGCGCCATGCTGGTAGCGCGTCAGCCAGAATCCGCCTGA
- the pyk gene encoding pyruvate kinase, with protein sequence MPRRTKIVATLGPATDAPEVLEAIVRAGVSVVRLNFSHGRSDDHLLRVQAVRDASARAGRDVAVLADLQGPKIRIDRFREGPVELVEGESFFLDAELDPEGGTREGVGLTYKQLPEDVDPGDVLLLDDGQIVLQVERIEGSRIHCRVDLGGQLSDNKGINRQGGGLSAPALTDKDRADIATAAAMAADYVAVSFPRSAADLEEARDLLTAAGSDAGIVAKIERAEAVAVIEEIIGASDAVMVARGDLGVEIGDEELPGVQKRIIATAREMNRVAITATQMMESMINHANPTRAEVMDVANAVMDGTDAVMLSAETAAGRYPVRTVEAMARICLGAERQRTTQRSHHRLDSQFGRIDEAIAMAAMYTANHLDVGAIIALTESGATALWMSRISSGIPIYALTQHPTTRRRTALYRGVFPLAFDIMHHDAAAVVRDAVETLKGEGLVAEGELVIITKGEFSGISGGTNAMKIVRA encoded by the coding sequence ATGCCGAGACGCACCAAGATTGTTGCCACCCTGGGACCCGCCACCGATGCGCCCGAGGTGCTCGAGGCCATTGTCCGGGCCGGGGTCTCCGTGGTTCGGCTCAATTTCTCCCACGGACGTTCCGATGACCACCTGCTGCGCGTCCAGGCGGTGCGTGACGCGTCGGCACGCGCCGGTCGGGACGTGGCCGTCCTGGCGGATCTGCAGGGACCGAAGATCCGCATCGACCGCTTTCGCGAAGGCCCGGTTGAGCTGGTGGAAGGGGAGAGCTTTTTCCTGGACGCGGAACTCGACCCCGAGGGTGGCACCCGGGAGGGCGTTGGCCTGACCTACAAGCAGTTGCCGGAGGATGTCGACCCCGGGGATGTGCTGCTGCTGGACGATGGCCAGATCGTGCTGCAGGTGGAGCGTATTGAAGGGTCACGGATCCACTGCCGGGTGGACCTGGGCGGTCAATTATCGGACAACAAGGGCATCAATCGGCAGGGCGGCGGGCTCTCGGCGCCGGCGCTGACCGACAAGGACCGCGCCGACATCGCCACTGCGGCTGCCATGGCCGCTGATTATGTGGCTGTCTCCTTCCCCCGTTCCGCGGCGGACCTTGAAGAGGCCAGAGATCTGCTCACCGCCGCAGGAAGCGATGCCGGTATTGTCGCCAAGATCGAGCGGGCCGAGGCGGTGGCGGTCATTGAAGAGATTATCGGCGCATCGGATGCCGTGATGGTTGCCCGCGGTGACCTGGGTGTGGAAATCGGCGATGAGGAACTGCCAGGGGTGCAGAAGCGGATCATCGCGACGGCGCGGGAGATGAACCGGGTGGCCATCACGGCAACGCAGATGATGGAGTCCATGATCAACCACGCCAATCCGACCCGCGCGGAAGTCATGGACGTGGCCAATGCGGTGATGGATGGCACCGATGCCGTCATGCTCTCGGCGGAGACCGCCGCAGGTCGCTACCCGGTACGCACGGTGGAGGCCATGGCGCGGATCTGTCTCGGCGCCGAGCGTCAGCGCACCACCCAGCGCTCCCATCATCGCCTGGACTCCCAATTCGGCCGTATCGACGAGGCCATCGCCATGGCGGCCATGTACACCGCCAATCATCTCGATGTCGGCGCCATCATTGCGCTGACGGAATCCGGTGCCACAGCGCTGTGGATGTCCCGGATCAGTTCAGGCATTCCCATCTACGCACTCACGCAGCATCCCACCACACGTCGACGCACCGCACTGTACCGGGGAGTGTTTCCGCTGGCGTTCGATATCATGCACCACGACGCGGCAGCAGTGGTGCGGGACGCGGTGGAGACCCTTAAGGGCGAAGGGCTGGTGGCCGAGGGTGAACTGGTGATCATTACCAAGGGCGAGTTCTCCGGTATTTCCGGGGGCACCAACGCCATGAAAATCGTCCGCGCCTGA
- a CDS encoding ABC transporter ATP-binding protein, giving the protein MIRIEHVAKAFGGLQAVRDVSLEVEPGSITGLIGPNGAGKSTLFNIIAGLIPADTGRIYLEGQDITGRRPHQLFHQGLVRTFQVPHEFARMTVRENLMVVPPAQVGENLLQSWFRWGKVRRQESAVRDRAEDVLEFLSLDHLADERAGNLSGGQKKLLDLGRTMMTDARAVLLDEPGAGVNRTLLGKISDAIQRLNRERGYTFFLIEHDMDLIAKLCDPVHVMANGGLIASGPMAEIRENAEVREAYLGGGVSATMGASE; this is encoded by the coding sequence GTGATCAGGATCGAGCATGTCGCCAAGGCTTTCGGTGGGTTGCAGGCAGTTCGTGATGTATCACTTGAAGTTGAGCCTGGCAGCATCACCGGATTGATCGGCCCGAACGGGGCCGGCAAAAGCACCCTGTTCAACATCATCGCCGGCCTGATTCCCGCCGACACCGGACGCATCTACCTGGAAGGGCAGGATATAACCGGGCGGCGCCCCCACCAGCTGTTCCACCAGGGGCTGGTGCGCACGTTCCAGGTGCCCCACGAATTCGCCCGCATGACGGTACGCGAGAATCTCATGGTGGTGCCGCCGGCGCAGGTGGGAGAAAACCTGCTGCAGAGCTGGTTCCGCTGGGGCAAGGTGCGCCGGCAGGAAAGTGCCGTCCGGGATCGGGCCGAGGACGTGCTGGAGTTCCTGTCGCTTGATCATCTTGCCGACGAACGGGCCGGGAACCTCTCCGGTGGCCAGAAGAAACTGCTGGACCTGGGGCGCACCATGATGACCGACGCCCGCGCGGTGCTGCTGGACGAGCCGGGGGCCGGGGTCAATCGCACGCTGCTGGGTAAAATCTCCGACGCGATCCAGCGGTTGAACCGAGAACGCGGTTATACGTTCTTCCTCATCGAACACGACATGGATCTCATCGCCAAGCTGTGTGATCCGGTCCATGTCATGGCCAACGGCGGGCTCATCGCCTCCGGGCCGATGGCGGAGATCCGCGAGAACGCAGAAGTGCGCGAGGCCTATCTCGGCGGCGGCGTGAGCGCAACCATGGGTGCATCAGAATGA
- a CDS encoding ABC transporter ATP-binding protein: MSLLQANDIYGGYGGADILNGASVRVEDDEIVVIIGANGAGKSTLMKAVFGLLHVRSGQVRYRGDDITNSKPEQMVGRGIAYVPQEHNVFPSLTVQENLEMGAYAIKGDLRPRLEKVFSVFPRLRERRRQDAGLMSGGERQMVAMGRALMIDPQLLMLDEPTAGLSPRLIDDTFERIREIRALGIGVLMVEQNAKQALGVADRGYVLATGANRFEDTGKNLLDNREVAEMFLGG; this comes from the coding sequence ATGAGTCTGCTCCAGGCAAACGACATCTACGGGGGCTACGGCGGCGCCGACATCCTCAACGGCGCCAGCGTCCGCGTCGAAGACGACGAAATCGTGGTCATCATCGGTGCCAACGGCGCCGGCAAATCCACGCTCATGAAGGCGGTGTTCGGTCTGCTCCATGTGCGTTCCGGGCAGGTACGCTACCGGGGTGACGACATCACCAACAGCAAGCCGGAACAGATGGTGGGGCGTGGCATCGCTTACGTTCCCCAGGAGCACAACGTCTTCCCCTCGCTGACGGTCCAGGAGAACCTGGAGATGGGCGCCTACGCCATCAAGGGGGATCTGCGGCCGCGGCTGGAGAAAGTGTTCTCCGTGTTTCCGCGCCTCCGTGAACGCCGCCGTCAGGATGCCGGGCTGATGTCCGGCGGTGAACGACAGATGGTGGCCATGGGGCGCGCGCTGATGATCGACCCGCAGCTGCTGATGCTCGACGAACCCACCGCGGGCCTGTCACCACGCCTGATCGATGACACCTTCGAGCGCATTCGTGAAATCCGGGCGCTGGGCATTGGCGTGCTGATGGTGGAACAAAACGCCAAACAGGCCCTGGGAGTGGCCGATCGCGGCTATGTGCTGGCCACCGGCGCCAACCGCTTTGAGGACACCGGGAAGAACCTGCTCGACAACCGCGAAGTCGCGGAAATGTTCCTGGGGGGCTGA
- a CDS encoding branched-chain amino acid ABC transporter permease: protein MYILIELLQLSIYGIVLGSILTLGAIGVSMIFGILRFAHFAHGDLITVGAYVGMGFLMMTHAPVWTALPAGMIGAAIVAVLIDQTVYKRIRRTQPVILLISSFGIGLILRSLVQVIWGPSVYSFPGGIQRPWMVWELAIIPNHLWILLAAVVIVTALHLFLTRTRIGKAMRAMSDNMDLALVTGIPAERVIMITWLLGGALAAGAGVLLGMDSRLTPTMGWNILLPVFAAAIVGGIGRPYGAIAGGMLIGLAMEISTLFLEPSYKPAVAFLIMVAVLIIRPQGIFKGAW from the coding sequence GTGTACATCCTGATCGAACTTCTGCAACTGAGCATTTACGGGATCGTTCTGGGCAGCATCCTGACCCTGGGTGCCATCGGCGTGTCCATGATCTTCGGCATCCTGCGCTTCGCGCACTTTGCCCATGGCGACCTCATCACCGTCGGCGCCTACGTGGGCATGGGCTTCCTGATGATGACTCACGCCCCGGTCTGGACCGCACTGCCCGCCGGCATGATCGGCGCAGCCATTGTCGCGGTGCTCATTGACCAGACCGTGTACAAGCGCATCCGGCGGACGCAGCCGGTGATCCTGCTGATCTCCTCCTTCGGCATCGGCCTGATTCTGCGCAGCCTGGTCCAGGTCATCTGGGGGCCCAGCGTTTACAGCTTCCCGGGCGGCATTCAGCGGCCCTGGATGGTCTGGGAACTTGCGATCATTCCCAATCACCTGTGGATTCTTCTTGCGGCAGTGGTCATTGTCACCGCCCTGCACCTCTTCCTCACCCGCACGCGCATCGGCAAGGCCATGCGGGCCATGTCCGACAACATGGACCTGGCGCTGGTCACCGGCATCCCCGCCGAACGTGTGATCATGATCACCTGGCTGTTGGGTGGCGCGCTGGCTGCAGGGGCCGGCGTGCTGTTGGGCATGGACTCCCGGCTGACGCCGACCATGGGCTGGAACATCCTGCTGCCGGTCTTCGCCGCGGCGATTGTCGGCGGCATCGGCCGACCCTACGGGGCGATTGCCGGCGGCATGCTGATTGGGCTGGCCATGGAAATCTCGACCCTGTTCCTCGAGCCGTCGTACAAGCCGGCGGTGGCATTCCTCATCATGGTGGCGGTGCTCATCATCCGCCCGCAGGGCATCTTCAAGGGGGCGTGGTAA
- a CDS encoding branched-chain amino acid ABC transporter permease: MEISGIAAYLVSFFTFVGIYAILALGLNMQWGFTGQFNIGIAGFFAVGAYTSAILTTPESPWHVGGFQYPFLIGVAGAVIASALVGLIIGAITARLRTDYLAIATIGIAETLRLVIANEGWLTNGVRGMSNIDRPFSDFFQAIGLSSAMGSLIVVAVFLVGVYFLVERARRSPWGRVLRAIREDEPATAAAGKNIRRFRLEAFVVGSAIMGLGGALYAHYFGFLSPEAFLPLYGTFLVWVMLIAGGSGNNKGALLGAVVIWTIWSGSEFVMSAGLPEGYTGYAGPLRVILIGVLLQVILITRPEGILPEKAPPAIAKGRRD, from the coding sequence ATGGAAATCTCCGGCATCGCGGCGTACCTGGTCTCGTTTTTCACCTTCGTGGGCATCTACGCCATCCTGGCGCTGGGCCTGAACATGCAGTGGGGCTTCACCGGCCAGTTCAACATCGGCATCGCCGGTTTCTTCGCCGTGGGGGCATATACCAGCGCCATTCTCACCACGCCGGAAAGCCCCTGGCATGTTGGCGGTTTCCAGTACCCGTTCCTGATCGGCGTGGCGGGTGCGGTGATCGCCTCGGCACTGGTCGGCCTGATCATCGGCGCCATCACCGCCCGGTTGCGCACCGACTACCTGGCCATTGCCACCATCGGCATTGCCGAAACCCTGCGCCTCGTCATTGCCAACGAAGGCTGGCTCACCAACGGTGTGCGGGGCATGTCCAATATTGATCGGCCATTCAGCGATTTTTTTCAGGCCATCGGTCTGAGTTCCGCCATGGGTTCGCTCATTGTGGTGGCGGTGTTTCTGGTCGGCGTCTACTTCCTGGTGGAGCGCGCACGGCGATCTCCCTGGGGGCGGGTGCTGCGGGCCATCCGTGAGGATGAACCCGCCACCGCCGCGGCGGGCAAGAACATCCGTCGGTTCCGGCTGGAGGCGTTCGTGGTGGGCTCAGCAATCATGGGCCTGGGCGGCGCACTGTACGCCCACTATTTCGGCTTCCTCAGCCCGGAGGCGTTCCTGCCGCTGTACGGCACGTTTCTGGTCTGGGTGATGCTGATCGCCGGTGGCAGCGGCAACAACAAGGGCGCGCTACTGGGCGCTGTGGTCATCTGGACGATCTGGTCCGGCAGCGAGTTCGTGATGAGTGCCGGTCTACCGGAAGGCTACACGGGCTATGCCGGACCGCTGCGTGTAATCCTCATCGGCGTGCTGCTGCAGGTGATCCTGATTACGCGGCCTGAAGGCATTCTGCCGGAGAAAGCACCACCCGCCATCGCCAAGGGGCGGCGGGATTAG
- a CDS encoding ABC transporter substrate-binding protein has protein sequence MKHTAWTIGLGVALSLGVSAGATADNLRIGALVPLTGDLQDYGETSRNGIRLAVDEINAAGGVLGEDIQLVGGDTQTSPQAGVDAAQRLASVEGVHAFVGALSSGVTIPVAQSVSRQEGIPQISGASTSPVITDLDDDDFLFRTVPSDAFQGIALAEIAEESGYSNLSILYINNDYGLGLAENFRDAFEARGHTVSEMAAYEPGQSSYRGELRRVSRGDTEGLVLIGYPENGQTILRQAVEGGMFENFVFTDGLQSPDMINAIGAEFMEGAVGSVPRALEDTPGAQHFEAAYSEAYGEVPPQPFMDTAYDAVYLIALAAQQAGVLDRTAIRDNLRSVANPPGEVVNPGEWEKALQLLADGEEINYEGASGSVDLDEHGDVPGTFAHWRVEDGEIRTVRVFAPAED, from the coding sequence ATGAAACATACCGCTTGGACCATCGGACTCGGCGTCGCACTGTCGCTGGGGGTCAGCGCCGGGGCAACCGCTGACAATCTCCGCATCGGCGCCCTGGTGCCGCTCACGGGTGACCTCCAGGACTATGGCGAAACCTCCCGAAACGGCATCCGGCTGGCCGTCGACGAGATCAATGCCGCCGGAGGCGTGCTCGGCGAGGACATCCAACTGGTCGGCGGGGACACCCAGACCAGCCCCCAGGCCGGCGTTGATGCCGCCCAGCGCCTCGCCTCGGTGGAAGGTGTCCACGCTTTCGTGGGCGCCCTCTCCAGCGGCGTCACCATCCCGGTCGCCCAGAGCGTGAGTCGCCAGGAAGGCATTCCGCAGATCAGTGGTGCCTCGACGTCCCCGGTCATCACCGATCTCGACGACGACGATTTCCTGTTCCGCACGGTGCCGTCGGACGCGTTCCAGGGCATCGCCCTTGCCGAGATCGCCGAGGAGTCCGGTTATTCCAACCTCTCCATCCTCTACATCAACAACGACTACGGTCTCGGGCTCGCGGAAAACTTCCGGGACGCTTTCGAGGCCCGCGGTCACACGGTCTCCGAGATGGCCGCCTACGAGCCTGGTCAATCGTCCTATCGCGGGGAACTCCGGCGGGTCAGCCGTGGTGATACCGAGGGCCTGGTGCTGATCGGGTATCCGGAGAACGGTCAGACCATACTGCGGCAAGCCGTGGAAGGTGGCATGTTCGAGAACTTCGTGTTCACCGACGGCCTGCAGTCGCCTGACATGATCAACGCCATTGGCGCCGAGTTCATGGAAGGTGCCGTGGGCTCCGTGCCGCGAGCCCTGGAGGACACTCCCGGGGCGCAGCACTTCGAGGCTGCCTATTCCGAGGCCTACGGTGAGGTGCCGCCCCAGCCGTTCATGGACACGGCCTACGATGCAGTCTATCTGATCGCCCTGGCGGCGCAGCAGGCCGGCGTCCTGGATCGTACGGCCATTCGTGACAACCTGCGTTCGGTGGCCAATCCGCCCGGCGAGGTGGTGAATCCCGGCGAATGGGAAAAGGCCCTGCAACTGCTTGCCGATGGCGAGGAGATCAATTACGAGGGCGCCTCCGGCAGCGTGGATCTCGACGAGCACGGGGACGTGCCCGGCACGTTCGCTCACTGGCGTGTGGAAGACGGCGAGATTCGCACCGTGCGCGTGTTCGCCCCTGCTGAAGACTGA
- a CDS encoding sodium-dependent transporter encodes MADARGSIHGEWSSGLVFILAATGSAVGLGNLWRFPYLVGENGGAAFVIIYLLCILLVGLPIMIAEITIGRQGRRSPINSLLAVSRDEGRSRYWSLLGWLGVAAGFLILSFYSVVGGWALFYVLQSLLGSFQGITADAAGELFETFVGSPVDVLIWHTLFMVILFGIIAAGVRKGLQRAVTLLMPLLFVILLLLVGYGMAASGAFQEAVAFMFQPDFSAVEPGTVLTAMGQAFFTLSLGMGAIMVYGAYLPRNESIPRSAGWIVGMDTGTALLAGLAIFPIVFAAGMEPGEGGPGLVFVTLPIVFGEISFGFALGILFFVLLSVAAVTSGMSLLEPATAYLTEQGGSRIRAAAIIAGLIWLLGIACGLSLNVWGDFHLLPGMNVFDALEFVSNDIMLPLGGLLIAIFVGWQMRVHSVARELGLSDESTGFQLWLFVTRFVAPAAVILVFLNALGLFGG; translated from the coding sequence ATGGCCGATGCACGCGGTTCCATCCACGGTGAATGGTCGAGTGGACTGGTGTTCATTCTCGCCGCCACCGGCTCGGCGGTGGGTCTGGGTAACCTCTGGCGGTTTCCCTACCTGGTGGGCGAGAACGGCGGTGCGGCCTTCGTCATCATCTACCTGTTGTGCATCCTGCTGGTGGGCCTACCCATCATGATCGCGGAGATCACCATCGGTCGGCAGGGCAGACGCAGCCCCATCAACAGCCTGCTTGCCGTCTCCCGGGACGAGGGACGCAGCCGGTACTGGTCGCTCCTCGGCTGGCTTGGTGTTGCAGCAGGTTTCCTGATCCTGTCCTTCTACAGCGTGGTCGGCGGCTGGGCGCTATTCTACGTGCTGCAGTCATTGCTGGGGAGTTTCCAGGGCATTACCGCCGATGCGGCGGGTGAACTGTTCGAGACCTTCGTCGGCAGTCCCGTGGACGTGCTGATTTGGCACACGCTGTTCATGGTGATTCTGTTCGGCATCATTGCCGCCGGAGTGCGCAAGGGACTCCAGCGTGCAGTGACGCTGCTGATGCCGCTGCTGTTCGTGATCCTGTTGCTGCTGGTTGGCTACGGCATGGCGGCCTCGGGCGCGTTTCAGGAGGCGGTTGCGTTCATGTTCCAGCCCGACTTCTCGGCGGTGGAACCGGGAACGGTTCTCACCGCCATGGGCCAGGCGTTCTTCACCCTCAGCCTCGGCATGGGGGCCATCATGGTCTACGGTGCCTACCTGCCCAGGAATGAATCGATTCCCCGCAGCGCCGGCTGGATCGTGGGCATGGACACCGGCACCGCACTGCTGGCGGGCCTGGCCATCTTCCCCATCGTCTTTGCCGCCGGCATGGAGCCGGGCGAGGGCGGCCCGGGGCTCGTGTTCGTGACCCTGCCCATCGTCTTCGGCGAGATCTCCTTCGGCTTTGCGCTGGGAATCCTCTTCTTCGTGCTGCTGTCCGTGGCCGCCGTCACCTCGGGGATGTCCCTGCTGGAGCCGGCCACCGCCTATCTCACGGAGCAGGGCGGCAGCCGCATCCGTGCCGCCGCCATCATTGCCGGCCTGATCTGGCTGCTGGGAATCGCCTGCGGCCTGTCACTGAACGTCTGGGGCGATTTCCACCTCCTGCCGGGCATGAACGTCTTTGATGCGCTGGAGTTCGTCTCCAACGACATCATGCTGCCCCTGGGCGGCCTGCTGATCGCGATCTTCGTCGGCTGGCAGATGCGCGTCCACAGCGTTGCTCGCGAACTGGGTTTGAGTGACGAAAGCACCGGTTTCCAGTTGTGGTTGTTCGTGACCCGTTTCGTGGCCCCGGCCGCGGTGATCCTGGTGTTCCTGAACGCCCTCGGGCTGTTCGGGGGATAG
- a CDS encoding DUF192 domain-containing protein, with product MAKRGRRRCEWRDAAVSGAVAFALLLMSIPAYSLSGWPGDGEPASACVSETDAVASMPQGRVRLGEQRELTVRIAATAEHRAAGMQYLCPDAIAGNPILFVFDSPARPGFHMRNVHGGLDIIFIGTNRTITAIEQMVSEQPHLTRPGEPVIAALEMAAGEAEALDLTKGQNIEWDY from the coding sequence GTGGCAAAGAGGGGACGGCGCCGTTGCGAGTGGCGAGATGCCGCCGTCAGCGGCGCCGTTGCTTTTGCGCTTCTGCTGATGAGCATCCCGGCATATTCACTGTCGGGCTGGCCGGGGGATGGCGAACCGGCATCCGCATGCGTCAGCGAAACAGATGCCGTGGCCAGCATGCCGCAGGGTCGAGTCCGGCTCGGTGAACAGCGGGAACTGACAGTCCGGATTGCGGCAACCGCCGAGCACCGTGCCGCCGGCATGCAGTATCTCTGTCCCGACGCCATCGCCGGCAATCCCATCCTGTTCGTCTTCGACTCGCCGGCACGTCCGGGTTTTCACATGCGCAATGTCCACGGCGGACTGGACATCATATTCATTGGCACGAACCGCACGATTACGGCCATCGAGCAGATGGTCTCCGAACAGCCACACCTCACCAGGCCTGGAGAGCCCGTCATTGCCGCACTGGAAATGGCCGCAGGGGAGGCGGAAGCCCTGGATTTGACCAAGGGGCAGAACATCGAGTGGGACTACTGA